In Erigeron canadensis isolate Cc75 chromosome 8, C_canadensis_v1, whole genome shotgun sequence, the DNA window GATACACTGGCTTAGTTTTCTGATTCTTTTGTTGGAACCCCTGCTTGATCTTCTTCTTTCCCTTCACCTCTTGAAACCTATCCTCATCAACCACAGGGTTTACTTTAGCATTAGTCTTAACTGATTTCGGGCACATATGGGATTCATGACCAAATACACAACACGAGTCACACCTTGGTGGGTTCCATTCATATTCAACCTTGATAGTTTCTCTAACATAGCCCTCGCCATCCATATCAGGGATAGCAAGTACTATACTTCCTTTCAAAGCAGAATCAGTACTCACTAATATCAATGCTCTTGCATAACTACTACGTCCCCATGCATCAACACACATAGATTCCGTGTACTTATCTAGTGTTTGAGGGATACCTACCTTTGAAGCTAGTAGACTAAGCCCATCATCCGTATAAGCAGCTAGTGGAACTGATACAGAAATTACCGGGTTCACTAAACTGGAGAAATCAAGTGAACTGGAAGATACTGGCCAGATAATGCCACCAGAACAAGCAATGTTAACTTCTGCCAGTTGTCGCCCATTTTAAACACATATTTAATGAACCAGCCCAGTTACCAGTTATAACATTACTCCAGTGGCAAGGGTCTCCAGATGTTACCAGTAGTGATCCACCAGTAATGTTCTCCACTGAAGTTTGCCAGTGACCACTCTCCAGTTGTCTCAATAAAGTTTGTTCCTGAATAATAAAGATTGTCACGTGTCTGGTGGACCCAATAAGAGAAGATGGATGACAGCtgtgataaagacaaaaagaggaGCGTGACAACGTTAtcctaacggtttgtgggcccggctacaaaaggaatatttctagaagctttaaGCGTGCTCTTGctattggtccattttgttagtgattgtccccaccatgtgccagccttttatttattttatttcatttttatttttattataattttgatgatttcTAGACAGgtaattatctataaataagggctcatttctcattgtaaaatagattatgttgagttgaatgaaattaatagagcaacctctatttcttaaaaatcttcatttacctttatagatctttgatcttggtggtttggagtgatccctttatctataattgtggtggttcgtcctttatcaattatagtggtgagatccaaaatcttcgattcctttatctgtgtttgtggtagctagacctttatcaaacatagtggtgggttggagtgtttcctttatccttgattctggtggcttggcctttacgaatcttggtggtggattctttattctatccttttatttatcgtcttgttttgttgtttatttcataaaatccagaaaataccaaaaatagtcgTTTTATATTCCGCTGTGCTTAGTTTTTCGCGTGATTTATGCATCAGGAACATTATGGAACTTAACCCAAATCGGAATTCGCTTAAACTCCTCTTTCTTGAGCAAAACTGATGGTGACCATGTATTGAGAAAAATAGGAACATTTCGAATCAGCCACGGACCCTCCGTTAATACTCTCTCCATTCCATCCTtagaattaaatttaaagaagaagaatccATTTGAATTCATCATAACTTTGTTTAAACCATACTTGCTCCAAgtattttttgcaaaatactCCACCACAGGATAAGCTAGCCTCGTTCCCAGGAAATATCCGTACAAAACATTTGAAAAAGGATCCTGTACCTGACGAACAAATTCCTTAGGAAGCACAACATCAGCATCATCCACTACTACAGACCTTTCCAGCAATCTGAAGTAACTGTCTTTTTCTCAAGAAGATTCGAGGTTAACTTAGCAGCATACGAACCCTTAGGAACAGCATTCTCCTATACCTCACTGGTATCCACACCATGTTGTCCCAAGCTATGGTTTTCAATCACTTCAGACACCTTTTGACCCTCACCTGATGGAAACGGTGTTGCTGTATCAGCATCACTTGTAGGGGCATGTGGCATATCAGTATTTACGACTCCTGGAGCCTCACTAATATCAACCCTAGCACTAGATGGTTCAGAAACATTCTTCCCCCATGATGGATATTTAGTAGTTTTTCCAACAAACGATTCATCtagatcattattattattaatgctaaAAGCAGCAGCAAATGTCGCAGCTTTCGTAAGAGACAGAGGTTTTGAGCGACAACTCGGATCACTTGGAGTATCACCAATTGGCTTGACATTAAACTTAGGCCTATCCTCCTTATTAGGGCTTCTACCCGTTTTAGGGTTTCCACCCTTCTTTTTCTTACCCGACATGGTGAAATTATTATTCACCTGATCGCCACCACTAGCAGCTTTCAACCTGTTAATCCGATCATACACTTCTTGAAACTTAGGAATACTATCTCTCTTCATACACAAAAAGAAACCATGCACATGCACTAACGAAAAACCACAATATCAAATGCACGACAAACAGCAAACAAGAATGataaaaaccctaaccctatgAAACCCTAAAAAACAGTTCTACCCTCTTAATCCGATAGCAGATAATCTAAATCTAGCTGGACTAATCAAGTTAGCCGCGAACAGATAGGCTCCTATAAGATCAGATCTGATAGAAAAGAATTAGGGTTTAGGCGACATGAAAGAAACGAATGAAAACCTAATCAAAATTAATCAAGACGAATCTCAGACATGCACTTCAACTGATCCGGGGATCAATGAGAGGGACATATTTACAAGAAACACTAGATTAAATCGATCAGATTGACATGGAAAAGAGGGATAAATCGCCGGCCATAGGAGAGAGAGTTAGAGTTTTCATTATGTCTCTTAAAATGCCATCATATTTAGTTAtatccttatatatatgtataagtaaTTGGGCATTATTAGACAACGACCCTGgtttctactatatatatatataatatatatatcacccTATTTCAACAAATATTATGTCCATACAATAGGTAGATGTATATAAACAGATGTAGTTATTGGCTCTTCCAATTATAATACATGAAAATACTAGTCTTTTAGCTAATAATTGTGGGTACTTTTAACTCAAACTATGCAACTTAGTCTAAACATGAAGTAttattttctttgattattattaatattattgttattacaaGATCATGATTTTTAAAGTGTCTTCAAGAATTCAGTTTTCTGATGAAGATCACTAATGCTAGCTTGACTTGTAACTTGGTTAATTTTTGATGGTCttcaaaatataaacatgaTGACACTTAAGACTTAAGGGTGGATCTTAGTACATATTTACTTAATCAAAAGTAACCACTATTAGAAATATTTACTCAAATTACAGGCAGATTAAGAGAGTTTATGCTATACTAGCTAGAATAATACCTACACAATAGGCGGCGGCGGCTGTGGGAGTTGAGGTTATTTcaatcttcaaaaaaaaattcaatttggTTGCATCTTCTGTTTGCATGGAGTTTTGTGGTGGATGAAGGGAGCTGTTACATCGTTTGATTTTGAAACTTTTCATACTAGAATTGATAGTTTGAAACAAATGTCGGGTTCTGTTCAGAAACCAGTTCGTATTCTTAAACGAACTAATGGGGAAAACCCTAATAATGAGGAAAACCCTAATCTGGTTAATGATGGTCCGCAAAAGGGAGGGGTCAATCCTGAATTTGCTGCTAATTCTGGTGCAGCGGATGGCATGAAGCCAAGTGGTGATGATCAGTCCATGTTTTCTGATTCAGCTAAGTGCTCAATTTCTAAGGATGATGGTCAAGAACCACATACCGATGAAATGAAAGCAAGCAATTTAAAAGCTTCGTTGGGCGAACAAAATGAGGAAAATATAAAGAAACCTGTTTCGTATGCTTCTGCTGTTGCAAATGTGAGCCAAGTGCGGAAAGTTAATTTTAGGGAATTATCTCTAGATAACAATGTAGAAGGTGCAGATATTGTTATCCCTCATGCAGCGGTGGAACAAGTTAATAATAGGTTTGCTAATACTCTTTATGGGTATTTTTTGGGTAATAGACTTGCGTATCCAATTGTTGAAAATTACGTTAAGAATACTTGGGGAAAATTTGGATTACGTAAGGTCATGATGAATAGTAtgggttttttcttctttaaatttgaTACTAAAGAAGGTATGGATCAAGTAATGGAATGAGGTCATTGGCTTATTCGGTCAGTTCCTATTATTCTCAATATTAGGACACCGAATTCAAGTCTGATTAAGAAGGATATTACAAATGTTGCAGTTTGGGTTAAAATGCATGATGTTCCATTAGAGGCATTTACAGAAGATGGGTTCAGTATGTTGGCCACAAAGCATGGTAAACCGGTTATGTTGGACTCCTATATGAGTTCTATGTGTGTAGATTCATAGGGAAGACATAGTTATGCAAAAGCTTTAATAGAAGTTAATTCTGCTAATGAATTACGAAAagatgttgttgttgctgttcCGTCCTTGAATGATGATGGTTATTCTATGGAGACTGTAAAAATTGAATATGAATGGAAGCCACCGCGATGCAATGATTGCAAGATTTTTGGCCATGTTCGTGAGCAGTGTCCTATGCAAGTACGTGAGCCTTTGATGAAAAACCAGGTTGAGAACTTGGAACAGGAAGATGGTTTTACGTTAGTTAGGCGCAAGAAAGGTAATAAAGTGAAACAGGAAACAGGTTGAAGGTCTTCGTTTAACTAAACCAAATCCTGCCTTTGTTTATCGTGTTAAGCAAAAAGCTGGTGATACTAAGATACAAGGGGAGGGGTCTAAGAAGGCTGGTATTTCTAAAGTAAGAGATGATGTTACTTTGAGCAATCCTTATAGTTTGCTTAATGATTATGGTGTGCACGAGGAACCGTTATTACGAGCTGTTGATTTAACTATGACTAATGATAAGGAATCGGTCAATATCAATGGGGAGGATGATGAGAGTGATGTGGAAGAAGTTGAAATCTTTGAAAATGAAACATCTGATTATATGGCTAAGCCAAACAATTCTGAGGGGGCAAGCACCCCCGGTAAAGATGTTTCTAATGTATAATATCGCATCGTGGAATATTAGGGGTTTGAACCAGGGCCCCAAACAAAAACAGGTTCGTCAAGTTATTAGTGATAATAATCTTTGTGTTTGTGCTATTTTGGAGTCCCATGTTGTCTCGTCTAAGCTGGATAGCATATGTTCGTCTGTTTTTTTGAATTGGTCTTGGAGTTCAAATGGTGTGTCGTGTCCTAAGGGTGTGAGAATTATTATTGGCTGGAATTCTGATATTGTGGATTTAATGGTGATATCACAAACTGATCAAGTAGTGCACACTCAAGTTATGTTTAAAAAGGATAATAAAATGCTTCTCTGTTCTTTTGTTTATGCACATAACAATTATATGGATAGGAGAGCATTATGGCATAATCTTGgtgtgcataaattatttgctAGAGATAAACCTTGGTGTATCATGGGAGATTTTAATGCTGCATTGACTTTAGATGACAAAGCTACGGGTTCATTTATTTTGGATATTGCTATGCGTGAGTTTAAAGAGTGTGTTGAATTGATTGAAGTTTCTGATATATCTAGATCAGGACTTCAGTTCACTTGGACACAAAAGCCTAAAGGTTTGGATGggattttgaaaaagatagatagGGTGATGGCGAATATTGAGATTTCGGATTTGTTCATTGGTGCAAACGCTTTTTTCTTGCCTTATAGAACATCAGATCATTCACCTGCTATTTTAAGGATCCCTATGGTTTCTACCTATAAACGTAAGCCATTTAAATTTTCGAATTTATTGGTTCAAAATGAACATTTTCTGTCGACAGTTGAAGCAGTTTGGAAGGAGGTTGTTGTTGGGGTTTCAATGTTTCAGCTCGTTAAAAAACTGAAACGTTTGAAGGGACCATTACGGAAATTACTTTACAATAAGGGCAATCTTCATACTAAAGTGTCCAAGCTTCGTGTTTTCATTAGATGAAGTTCAAAAGGCGCTTGATAAAGATCCAACTAATTTAGAACTTCGAGAAGAAGCGGTGGTGTACTTGAAGGCATATAATGAAGCTGTTCTTGATGAAGAAAGGTTCCTTAAACAAAAGGCGAAAGTGAATTGGTTAAATGTTGGAGATTCGAATTCAGCATATTTCCATAAAGTGGTTAAAAGCCAAGCTGCTAGGAGTAGAATTGATTCGGTGTTGGATTCTCAAGGGGTGCGATGTGATGGTGATAAAGTTCCTAACATTTTTGTTGAtcattatgttaattttttaggTAAAGCAGGGTCGACGCAACCACTCAATGCTCAAGGACTATTTACGAAGAGACTCACTCAAGATCAAAAGTTGCATATGGTTAGagaagtttttgatgaagaggtTAAAAACGCTATATTTTCTATGGGAGATGACAAAGCTCCCGGTCCAGATGGCTATTCGGTTGGTTTCTTCAAGGGTGCATGGTCGATTGTCGGAAATGATGTGGTTAGGGCTGTTAAGATTTTTTTCGTTAGTGGCAAACTTCTTAAAGAAGTAAACCATAAGATCATATCTTTGCTGCCAAAAATAAAGACTCCATTACGGGTAAATGACTTCCGCCCTATTTCTTTGTGCAATGTGgtttttaagtgtataacaaagATCATTGCCAACCGTATTAAGGATTGTCTTGCTTCTCTGGTAAATATCAATCAATCTGCGTTTGTTCCGGGTAGAATTTctgataatattttattaatgcaaGAGTTGATGCATAATTACCATTTGGATAGGGGCCTCCTCGTTGTGCCTTTAAAGTGGATATCCAGAAAGCCAATGACATAGTTGATTGGGGTTCTTGAGAGCTATTCTTGTGAATTTCGATTTCCATCCACAGATGATAGCTTGGATAATGGAGTGTGTGATGTCTACGTCCTTTTCTATTTGTATCAATGGAGAGTTGCATGGTATTTTTAAAGGGAAACGAGGTCTTCGGCAAGGAGATCCATTATCTCCCTATTTATTTACTTTGGTTATGGAAGTCTTATCCTTGATGTTATAGCGCAGGATTAATGAGAGTGGTTCTTTTCGTTATCACCATCTTTGCGAAGACCCAAAGATCACTGACCTCTGTTTTGCAGATgatttgtttatctttttgaaaGGTGACGCTTCTTCTGCTAAAGTGGTTTGGGAGGCTTTGGAAGAGTTTAAAAGCGTTTCCGGTTTATCTCCAAGTATTCCGAAAAGTATTGCTTACTTTTGTAATGTTCGGAATCACGTTAAGATATCTATTCTTAGTATTTTACCGTTTGAGGAAGGAAAATTACCGGTTAAGTATTTGGGTGTTCCTTTGGTGTCAACGAGACTGATTTATCGCGATTGCAAGGAGCTTGTGGAAAGAATTCGAGATAGGGTTAATAATTGGGAAAACAAGTTTTTGTCTTTTGCAGGTCGCTTGCAGCTTGTTCAATCAGTTTTATCCTCAATGCATATTTATTGGTCTTCGGTGTTTATACTCCCTGCGAGGGTGACTACTGAGATTGAACAAATATTGCGTGGGTTTCTTTGGAGCCAAGGCGTTCTGAAAAAAGGACAGGCTAAAGTAGCATGGGATGTCGTTTGTCTTCCAAAGCAAGAGGGTGGACTCGGTATACGTCACCTTGATATTTGGAATTCTGTTTTAATGACTACTCATGTTTGGAACTTACTGACTTTGAAAGAATCATTGAGGGTTAAGTGGATATATGCGC includes these proteins:
- the LOC122610319 gene encoding uncharacterized protein LOC122610319, with translation MSGSVQKPVRILKRTNGENPNNEENPNLVNDGPQKGGVNPEFAANSGAADGMKPSGDDQSMFSDSAKCSISKDDGQEPHTDEMKASNLKASLGEQNEENIKKPVSYASAVANVSQVRKVNFRELSLDNNVEGADIVIPHAAVEQVNNRFANTLYGYFLGNRLAYPIVENYVKNTWGKFGLRKVMMNSMGFFFFKFDTKEVWVKMHDVPLEAFTEDGFSMLATKHGKPGRHSYAKALIEVNSANELRKDVVVAVPSLNDDGYSMETVKIEYEWKPPRCNDCKIFGHVREQCPMQQKAGDTKIQGEGSKKAGISKVRDDVTLSNPYSLLNDYGVHEEPLLRAVDLTMTNDKESVNINGEDDESDVEEVEIFENETSDYMAKPNNSEGASTPGKDVSNSHVVSSKLDSICSSVFLNWSWSSNGVSCPKGVRIIIGWNSDIVDLMVISQTDQVVHTQVMFKKDNKMLLCSFVYAHNNYMDRRALWHNLGVHKLFARDKPWCIMGDFNAALTLDDKATGSFILDIAMREFKECVELIEVSDISRSGLQFTWTQKPKGLDGILKKIDRVMANIEISDLFIGANAFFLPYRTSDHSPAILRIPMVSTYKRKPFKFSNLLVQNEHFLSTVEAVWKEVVVGVSMFQLVKKLKHEVQKALDKDPTNLELREEAVVYLKAYNEAVLDEERFLKQKAKVNWLNVGDSNSAYFHKVVKSQAARSRIDSVLDSQGVRCDGDKVPNIFVDHYVNFLGKAGSTQPLNAQGLFTKRLTQDQKLHMVREVFDEEVKNAIFSMGDDKAPGPDGYSVGFFKGAWSIVGNDVVRAVKIFFVSGKLLKEVNHKIISLLPKIKTPLRVNDFRPISLCNVVFKCITKIIANRIKDCLASLGPPRCAFKVDIQKANDIVDWDDSLDNGVCDVYVLFYLYQWRVAWINESGSFRYHHLCEDPKITDLCFADDLFIFLKGDASSAKVVWEALEEFKSVSGLSPSIPKSIAYFCNVRNHVKISILSILPFEEGKLPVKYLGVPLVSTRLIYRDCKELVERIRDRVNNWENKFLSFAGRLQLVQSVLSSMHIYWSSVFILPARVTTEIEQILRGFLWSQGVLKKGQAKVAWDVVCLPKQEGGLGIRHLDIWNSVLMTTHVWNLLTLKESLRVKWIYAHRLRGKNFWDVQVKGNLSWSWRKLLQIRLVIRKHFWFVLGNGNSASAWYDNWADCCPILDHVTPRMIKNAGHSLESKVVDFVDNGVWKLPANWDQLVLATAAPILVSNLSDSLKWKSNSGSLEEFSVSIAWNDLQVSAPLVDWYHIVWYKQCVPKFSFLLWLVIKRKLKTQDMLRPWDVHNGSNLNLVCPLCGNQPDSHSHLFFDCDFSKRVWLEVNVVAGLDQNSVDLDDIIRGILPLSKKISCTSVVSKLVLATSVYHLWQERNLRLFQQRKRSEAQLIEVILSTIQLKLMTFRFKKSTRVQETLDRWKLPPLLMELT